From the Anguilla rostrata isolate EN2019 chromosome 5, ASM1855537v3, whole genome shotgun sequence genome, the window GAATCTGGAGCCCAGTCAACTAGACTAactcccttctctctgtctttctctttcttatgccttccttttctcctttcttaTCTCCCTCAttcttttcccttctttctgtctctcactccctccccttttctctcctttcttcctcaCATTCTCAAATTCTAATTCCAAATGCTTTATCGGCATGAGATacgctctcttcctccctccctttctctctctctctccctacctttTCACTCTCCTCCcgttctccctctgtctctgtgtccttccctctccgcaggGCGAGTGCTCCCAGAAGTGCTACCACATGTTCATCGTGGAGACGGTGTGCGTGGCCTGGTTCTCCCTGGAGTTCCTGCTGCGGTTCCTGCAGGCGCGCAGCAAGCTGGCCTTCGCCCGCGGGCCCCTCAACATCATCGACGCCCTGGCCATCCTGCCCTACTACGTGTCCCTGCTGgtggaggacgaggacgagggcTCGGGCCCGCCGCACGAGCGGCCCGGCGGGGGGAAGGGCTACCTGGACAAGCTGGGGCTGGTGCTGCGCATCATGCGGGCGCTGCGCATCCTGTACGTGATGCGGCTGGCGCGCCACTCGCTGGGCCTGCAGACGCTGGGCCTGACGGTGCGCCGGAGCACGCGGGAGTTCGGCctgctcctgctcttcctctgcgTGGCCGTCACACTCTTCTCCCCGCTGGTGCACCTGGCGGAGAGCGAGCTGACGCCCGGGGCGCACGACTTCAGCAGCATCCCCGCCTGCTACTGGTGGGCCATCATCTCCATGACGACAGTGGGCTACGGGGACATGGTGCCGCGCAGTCTTCCGGGCCAGGTGGTGGCGCTGAGCAGCATTCTGAGCGGCATCCTCATCATGGCCTTCCCCGCCACCTCGATCTTCCACATGTTCTCCCGCTCCTACCAGGAGCTCAAGCAGGAGCACGACAGGGTGTtcaaggaggaggagagggctgcggCGGAGGCGGCCGCCATCGCTGCCGGCGACGACCTACAGGAGGGGGAGGACCGCTTCCCACCCTCCAGCCACTTCTACTTGAACCCAAACCTCACTCAAGAGTCCTTCACTCTGCTGGAGCCCTCCGAGGAGAATCTGCACACCCTGCCGGCTGGGGCGTTCTGAGCCTCCTGAGCTACCCCTGACATCTGACCTTTGACATTTTGGGGACATTGGTTCTGCCTTGGGCTGGGGGCGGGCTTTTTTCAGTCTGACGGACAAATCTGTTGTCGACTCAGACTTTGGCCTTCGCTGTCGATGGAAAAGCTGGAATTGGTGGGTACCTTCTATGAAACATGGGTTCTCTGAGCTCTGAAGAACCACACTTCTGCTTTGCGCCTCTATCTTGTATCCTCCTGTGAGGACACAGCAGAACGGTCTCTGCTTCTCCTTGtgcttttccctttctttcactGTCTTCCAGAACCATTTGCCTCTCCGAACACCAAAGGGCACTAGACAAACTATGGCTATagagcttctttttttatttttaaaaagagacaaACTTCATCAGGGAccgaaataaaaaacaaataatcccACTGACCCTCTGCATTGCgtgtaatctttttttctgagaagcGTAATCTGGTTTTTGGATTAATGCTGATCCAGAGGACGGTTC encodes:
- the kcng4a gene encoding potassium voltage-gated channel subfamily G member 4a — encoded protein: MPIISNANHDFSHLSLSDDSSLDRIFTEIPETETIKGVYYQRAQLIRRPQDLLSVDHAALAVINVGGNRYTFPWTTLEQFPLTRLGRLRLCSSYEEIVQVCDDYDEAAREFFFDRSPSAFRVILNFLAAGKLRLLREMCALSLSDELAYWGVEMAYMERCCKRKMYTRMEEAAERERREEERRRCNAQPRPPVEETRYRRMMGWLRDTVENPHSGIPGKVFACLSVIMVVITVVSLCISTMPDLREEEDRGECSQKCYHMFIVETVCVAWFSLEFLLRFLQARSKLAFARGPLNIIDALAILPYYVSLLVEDEDEGSGPPHERPGGGKGYLDKLGLVLRIMRALRILYVMRLARHSLGLQTLGLTVRRSTREFGLLLLFLCVAVTLFSPLVHLAESELTPGAHDFSSIPACYWWAIISMTTVGYGDMVPRSLPGQVVALSSILSGILIMAFPATSIFHMFSRSYQELKQEHDRVFKEEERAAAEAAAIAAGDDLQEGEDRFPPSSHFYLNPNLTQESFTLLEPSEENLHTLPAGAF